The following are encoded together in the Pedobacter steynii genome:
- a CDS encoding outer membrane beta-barrel family protein translates to MLKKFFIYILFTLFSFTVLAQRASIKGIVADTLEKKVLENSSVLLLRSADSILVRTVRADKEGRFEWSNLAKGDYKLLISYPKMADYVRNLRLSENTVLDLGRINMELKSKLLNEVVIAATKNAVRMRGDTLVFQADSFAVRTNANVQELLKRLPGINVDKNGTIKAQGKEVKTVLVDGDEFFGDDPLLATKYLKANAVDEVQVYDRKSKTAELTGIDDGIKNKTINIKLKENARNGYLSTLDANAGSSNFQDYGGMMGIFKNKLKTAIFGTYSTLDNESKINNSMRKLKGEEYDQIEVGDDGSSIMYSSGGDDDDDYYSSTGGLPSNLNLGAHFSDKFYSNKMGLKLNFKVFDNKNTNIKTSNSQELLPDGKRFFSQGKTDDRSKVTGENIRGTYNYHIDSLSTLKISFGLKKNRNYTESGTINGSSSETGQIISQNNQSNIGNGFSDTFNGNINWSRRFKKKGRALSIDIQPENLNNKGLERSLNHTEYYDNNGNWNRSEDINLIKNNSGTQNSIGTRISYAETLTKRWSLEAGYTFKTISSSSNRLVQNYTTGIKTKIDSLSNDFKFINFSNIGKMIFQYKAKNFSISSGLEATITTFELKDLDLGSNFQRKYLNLSPRTNLYYKLSNNTSLAVNYNGFTQQPSIEQIQPVRQINNPLFQVIGNPLLRPSFTNNFGVSYNSFLMNSDQYISGYLNYGFTNNAIANSENVDEFNKRISSFVNLDGNNSLSGNVYYSKGFSKLHFRMGLDMSFYRSNNIAIINAVKNRTANTQYNVKGSFNYYTSKVDVSYSPSATIMYGKSSIGGINDGKSITHNHEFSGTVQLPYRTEFNSTVSVSLRPANASFGQDLNVVIWNSYLAMKMGKGEALELKLTVTDILNQKIGYNRFVGGNVISENTFSYIPRYVLFGVSWNLSGNFTKTVVNP, encoded by the coding sequence TTGGTCAGAACAGTACGTGCCGATAAAGAGGGGCGTTTTGAATGGAGTAATCTGGCCAAAGGCGACTACAAGCTTCTAATCAGCTATCCGAAAATGGCCGATTATGTCCGTAATTTAAGGTTATCAGAAAATACAGTGCTGGATCTGGGCAGGATCAATATGGAGCTGAAATCCAAGCTGCTCAATGAAGTAGTCATCGCGGCAACAAAGAATGCCGTCCGCATGCGGGGTGATACACTTGTCTTTCAGGCCGATAGTTTTGCCGTACGCACCAATGCCAATGTACAGGAACTTTTAAAAAGACTTCCCGGAATAAATGTAGATAAAAACGGAACAATTAAAGCTCAGGGCAAGGAAGTAAAAACGGTGCTCGTTGATGGAGATGAGTTTTTCGGAGATGATCCCCTGCTGGCTACAAAATACCTCAAGGCCAATGCGGTGGATGAGGTTCAGGTATACGATAGAAAAAGTAAAACAGCAGAACTAACCGGCATTGATGACGGGATAAAAAATAAAACCATCAATATTAAATTAAAAGAGAACGCCAGGAACGGATACCTGTCTACTCTTGATGCCAATGCCGGCAGCTCCAATTTTCAGGATTATGGCGGAATGATGGGTATTTTTAAGAATAAACTCAAAACTGCCATTTTCGGCACTTATTCTACTCTGGACAATGAGTCCAAGATTAACAATTCCATGAGAAAATTAAAAGGCGAAGAGTATGATCAGATAGAGGTTGGTGATGATGGGAGCTCTATTATGTATTCTTCCGGCGGAGATGACGACGACGATTATTATTCTTCTACAGGAGGTTTACCCAGCAATCTAAATCTGGGAGCTCATTTCTCTGATAAATTCTATAGCAATAAAATGGGCCTGAAATTAAACTTCAAGGTCTTTGACAACAAGAACACCAATATCAAAACCTCCAATTCTCAGGAGCTCCTGCCCGATGGAAAACGTTTTTTTAGTCAGGGGAAAACCGACGACCGTTCCAAGGTTACCGGAGAAAACATCCGTGGTACTTACAACTATCATATCGATTCTTTGTCTACCTTAAAAATTTCTTTCGGACTGAAAAAGAACCGGAATTATACCGAATCCGGCACCATTAACGGAAGTAGCAGTGAAACCGGACAGATCATTAGTCAGAATAACCAGTCTAATATCGGAAATGGCTTCAGTGATACCTTTAATGGAAACATCAACTGGTCAAGAAGGTTCAAAAAAAAGGGACGGGCTTTGTCTATCGATATTCAGCCGGAAAATCTGAACAATAAAGGATTGGAACGAAGTTTAAACCATACCGAATATTATGATAACAATGGAAACTGGAACCGAAGTGAAGACATCAACCTGATAAAGAACAATTCGGGAACACAAAACTCTATCGGGACCAGGATCAGTTATGCGGAAACACTCACCAAAAGGTGGTCTTTGGAAGCAGGTTATACTTTCAAAACCATTTCTTCCAGCAGCAACAGACTTGTTCAGAATTATACTACCGGAATCAAAACAAAAATAGATTCCCTGAGTAATGACTTTAAATTCATCAATTTCTCGAACATTGGAAAAATGATTTTTCAGTATAAAGCAAAAAATTTCTCCATTTCCAGCGGACTGGAAGCCACTATTACAACATTTGAGCTGAAAGATCTTGACCTTGGCAGTAATTTTCAGCGCAAATACCTGAACCTTTCCCCGCGTACCAATCTGTATTATAAACTCAGCAACAATACCAGTCTCGCGGTGAATTACAATGGGTTTACCCAGCAGCCAAGTATTGAACAGATCCAGCCGGTAAGACAGATTAATAACCCCTTGTTTCAGGTGATCGGAAATCCACTGCTCAGGCCTTCTTTTACCAATAATTTCGGGGTTTCCTACAATAGCTTTTTAATGAACTCCGATCAGTATATCTCCGGGTACCTGAATTACGGTTTCACCAATAATGCAATTGCAAACTCAGAAAATGTAGATGAGTTCAACAAAAGGATATCCAGCTTCGTCAATCTAGACGGGAACAATTCCTTAAGCGGAAACGTCTATTATTCAAAAGGATTTTCCAAACTTCATTTCCGGATGGGCCTTGATATGAGTTTCTACAGATCCAACAATATCGCCATCATCAATGCAGTAAAAAACCGGACTGCAAACACACAATATAACGTCAAAGGCTCGTTTAACTATTATACCTCCAAAGTAGATGTCAGTTATTCGCCATCAGCAACAATTATGTATGGTAAATCATCCATCGGTGGCATTAATGACGGAAAAAGCATCACCCATAACCATGAATTTTCAGGTACGGTGCAGCTTCCTTACCGGACAGAATTCAACAGTACGGTTTCTGTTTCCTTAAGACCTGCAAATGCCTCTTTTGGCCAGGACCTGAATGTGGTGATCTGGAACAGCTATCTGGCCATGAAAATGGGTAAAGGTGAGGCCCTGGAACTTAAATTAACAGTAACCGATATCCTGAACCAGAAGATTGGATACAACCGTTTTGTTGGGGGTAACGTGATTAGTGAAAACACATTTAGCTATATTCCGCGTTATGTATTATTTGGTGTAAGCTGGAATTTAAGTGGTAATTTTACCAAAACTGTTGTTAACCCATAA